One segment of Rhizobium jaguaris DNA contains the following:
- the asnB gene encoding asparagine synthase (glutamine-hydrolyzing), which yields MCAIFGIILKQPGASVPATAVDYCADALAHRGPDAGGRYIDCAVAFAHRRLSIIDLDARANQPFRDEASRVVVTYNGEIYNYRELRCELAQLGFEFSTQSDTEVLLKSYLAWGKSFLNRLNGIFAFALFDPRRSLSFIARDRIGVKPLYYMDQDFGVLFASQPNALIRWPGVVRKPDMKGALSFLSFRAVVGARTLFAGISKLEPGCLLEVKDGHVRCERWWSLACPPERRLSKTDIRSLVGDAVESQLVADVPIAALLSGGLDSSILAYELSARAPVRPICYTGKVDGADYDETGYAREVAAHLSLPHRVVTIGEPSDIDAVAELVRLRGHPLGMHNETAMFTLAKAVAKEHKVVFTGEGADEIFAGYSRLFRLPYDYNRSRLVATFPAAIAKLARRRLALGPHARPLQFFLDRYSYFPFDEIRSLAISGRFSADDGEELFAHFEKQFAEADGDLFSQIAHVFVATHLPALLEMVDNTTMAAGLEARVPYTDHRVVAAAMAISSSERLKWKSAIAPVQALCSPITSFSERLDVPKYPLRRDYGKVLPQSVLCRKKMGFPLPLGQWAVAERSRAYRNLVFGKESPLGDLFDLNALRTWFECGRTNPSDCFGRKFWLLANLALFFREVLA from the coding sequence ATGTGCGCAATCTTTGGGATCATACTCAAACAGCCCGGCGCTTCGGTCCCCGCCACCGCGGTCGACTATTGTGCCGACGCTCTCGCCCATCGCGGGCCGGACGCCGGTGGCCGCTATATCGACTGCGCCGTCGCATTCGCACACCGACGGCTATCCATCATTGATCTTGATGCTAGGGCCAACCAGCCCTTCCGCGATGAGGCAAGCCGCGTGGTTGTCACCTATAACGGAGAGATCTACAACTACCGTGAACTGAGATGCGAATTGGCTCAGCTCGGATTCGAATTTTCGACGCAGTCGGATACTGAGGTTCTCCTCAAGAGCTATCTTGCCTGGGGCAAGTCGTTCCTGAATCGTCTCAATGGTATATTCGCATTCGCGTTGTTCGACCCGCGCCGATCTCTTTCGTTCATTGCGCGCGATCGCATTGGCGTCAAGCCGCTTTACTATATGGATCAAGATTTCGGGGTGCTCTTTGCCTCGCAGCCCAACGCACTCATTCGCTGGCCTGGCGTTGTCCGTAAGCCCGATATGAAAGGAGCGCTGAGCTTTCTTTCCTTCCGCGCCGTCGTCGGCGCCAGAACGCTGTTTGCCGGCATATCAAAATTGGAGCCAGGATGCCTGCTAGAAGTCAAGGACGGGCACGTAAGGTGTGAACGTTGGTGGAGCCTGGCGTGTCCCCCTGAAAGAAGATTATCCAAAACGGATATTAGGTCGCTTGTCGGCGATGCGGTCGAGAGCCAGCTAGTTGCCGACGTTCCGATCGCCGCATTGCTGTCGGGCGGACTAGATTCCAGCATCCTCGCCTATGAGCTCTCCGCGCGCGCGCCGGTACGTCCCATCTGCTATACCGGAAAGGTCGATGGTGCTGACTACGACGAGACCGGCTACGCGCGCGAGGTTGCGGCCCATCTAAGTCTTCCCCACCGCGTGGTGACCATCGGAGAACCCTCAGATATTGATGCGGTAGCCGAACTGGTTCGCCTGCGAGGTCATCCCCTTGGCATGCACAACGAAACAGCCATGTTCACTCTCGCGAAGGCCGTCGCCAAGGAGCACAAAGTTGTTTTTACCGGCGAGGGAGCGGACGAGATTTTCGCGGGCTACAGCCGGTTATTCCGCCTGCCGTACGACTACAACAGAAGCAGGCTCGTGGCGACCTTCCCGGCTGCCATCGCGAAACTCGCACGTCGCCGACTCGCGTTGGGACCTCATGCACGGCCGCTGCAATTTTTCCTCGACCGCTATTCGTATTTCCCCTTTGATGAGATCCGGTCGCTTGCCATCAGCGGCAGATTTAGCGCCGACGACGGCGAGGAACTTTTCGCGCATTTCGAGAAGCAATTTGCCGAGGCAGACGGTGACCTCTTCAGTCAGATCGCCCATGTCTTTGTAGCAACGCATCTGCCAGCTTTGCTGGAAATGGTCGACAATACAACGATGGCCGCAGGCCTCGAAGCACGCGTGCCCTATACCGATCATCGAGTAGTCGCTGCCGCTATGGCTATCTCGAGTTCAGAGCGGCTGAAGTGGAAATCGGCGATCGCCCCGGTCCAGGCGCTGTGCTCCCCCATCACCTCATTCAGCGAGCGTCTCGACGTGCCGAAATATCCGCTGCGGCGGGACTATGGCAAGGTCCTGCCCCAGTCCGTTCTGTGCAGGAAGAAGATGGGTTTTCCCCTTCCGCTCGGTCAGTGGGCCGTCGCGGAGCGATCCAGGGCCTATCGGAATCTCGTTTTTGGTAAAGAATCGCCGCTCGGCGATCTCTTCGACCTTAACGCCTTGAGGACCTGGTTCGAATGCGGTCGAACAAATCCTTCCGACTGCTTTGGCCGAAAATTCTGGCTTCTTGCCAATCTCGCGCTCTTCTTCCGGGAGGTCCTAGCGTGA
- a CDS encoding pyridoxal phosphate-dependent aminotransferase has protein sequence MVANALPADGLEAFCRRFGATAYPLSDIKLIDARLREDNDTFFIFGTPFFDGSVLYGLKQGQGLRSTEWRPEAPTGVYRLGSDDLHALLLESAAFGEVRQVFGAIADGISRISAAPSPEYAGTAGELLDIRDGVDVAIAEFRCNTENLVNRLETSVGGYWRKPIAEHMLLCNTRFPPKAFFHRLQSRIEGALTCYPSQQVDIATLVAEMTAQRSDYVAVGNGVTELILALYSTLKPTIAVPTPTFAGFQTPLPEEQKKNFVLCAPNFDLDVQAFFDFVVRSNADTAIVINPNNPTGRLVDFADMVWLIEALRSTGRRLIVDESFIDFPADGRRHSVESLVSFHDKLIVVKSLGKVFGLGGMRLGYLMSSDTELVACVRRKLPLWNINGVAECALFLLAEFLEELEDSLTLLRSDREHFQRDLKTVPGLEVVPSQTNFVLCRLPQNSPSAAKLKHNLIRRESVLVRECGYQTMKDADRYLRLSVRSPEENQALVNILKRNLGQCTGGSESSLVR, from the coding sequence ATGGTTGCCAATGCCTTACCGGCCGATGGCCTCGAGGCGTTCTGCCGCAGGTTTGGGGCCACCGCCTATCCGCTGTCCGACATTAAGCTCATCGACGCACGTCTTCGTGAGGACAATGATACCTTCTTTATTTTTGGAACTCCGTTTTTCGACGGTTCCGTTCTTTATGGCTTGAAGCAAGGTCAGGGGCTACGAAGCACCGAGTGGCGGCCCGAAGCGCCCACCGGTGTTTATCGTCTCGGTAGCGACGATCTGCATGCGCTTCTGCTGGAGAGCGCTGCCTTCGGCGAAGTCAGACAGGTCTTCGGTGCGATTGCAGACGGTATATCGAGGATATCTGCAGCACCATCGCCCGAATATGCAGGCACCGCGGGTGAACTGCTCGATATTCGCGACGGAGTGGATGTCGCGATCGCGGAGTTTCGCTGCAACACGGAAAACCTTGTCAATCGCCTGGAGACAAGTGTCGGGGGATACTGGAGAAAACCGATCGCAGAACATATGCTGCTCTGCAATACGCGCTTCCCGCCAAAAGCTTTTTTCCACCGGCTTCAATCGAGGATCGAAGGCGCTTTGACGTGCTATCCCTCTCAGCAAGTTGACATTGCGACCCTTGTCGCCGAGATGACTGCGCAGAGAAGTGACTATGTGGCGGTCGGAAACGGCGTGACCGAACTGATACTGGCTCTCTATTCCACCCTGAAACCGACGATCGCGGTTCCGACGCCGACCTTTGCAGGCTTCCAGACGCCGCTCCCAGAGGAGCAAAAGAAGAACTTCGTTCTGTGTGCACCCAATTTTGACCTAGACGTTCAGGCTTTCTTCGATTTCGTGGTTAGGAGCAATGCCGACACCGCAATCGTCATCAATCCGAACAATCCGACAGGCCGCTTGGTCGACTTCGCCGACATGGTATGGCTGATTGAAGCGCTCCGATCCACAGGCCGGCGGTTAATCGTCGACGAATCCTTCATCGATTTTCCCGCCGACGGCCGGCGCCATAGTGTCGAGAGCCTGGTGTCTTTCCACGACAAGCTGATCGTGGTGAAAAGTCTCGGAAAGGTCTTCGGGCTCGGCGGAATGAGGCTTGGTTATCTCATGAGCAGCGACACTGAGCTCGTAGCCTGCGTCCGGCGGAAGCTGCCCTTGTGGAACATCAACGGCGTCGCGGAATGCGCGCTCTTCCTTCTGGCCGAATTTCTGGAGGAACTGGAGGATAGTTTGACGTTGCTACGCAGTGATCGAGAGCACTTCCAGCGCGATCTCAAGACCGTCCCGGGCCTCGAGGTGGTGCCGTCGCAAACCAATTTCGTGCTGTGCCGGCTGCCGCAGAATTCCCCATCCGCCGCGAAGCTGAAGCACAACCTCATCCGGCGCGAATCCGTCCTCGTCAGAGAATGCGGCTATCAAACGATGAAGGATGCTGATCGCTATCTTCGCCTTTCGGTTCGCAGTCCGGAGGAAAATCAAGCGCTCGTCAATATCCTGAAGCGCAATCTTGGCCAATGCACCGGCGGCTCCGAATCGTCCCTCGTCCGATAG
- a CDS encoding alkaline phosphatase family protein yields MMKPDASTHVSPLTIPAVTHQPVPSKAIVILVDGVSADYFVKHRYRLPTLSRLAGEGLSVERLRPTMPGTSMPGRASMMTGAEPQVNGIYGNHIVKDGSFICADAQYMRVPTIAKLATNSGLDVASIGAGLVDPADCNIFVPAWWERGFLQGSRFFKSLPEDRLGRARIIKDPEGRLAAAGVLDLFGFPAARNTVPSTPLMAGLAADHLMVNAAGALACSDNPPDLILTEIEMTDAIQHQFGYESEAAHWSISMADLMIGALVDGLRRVGRESDYAIVVASDHGHSAVHTALYPQAILPDHIWESEGATLHVLVDGSRDRTTVDQLLGQHKVEAWSSDHVPVAERALVATYVAPPGFSFEETPLGTTAQTPTGKPQYASTHGFRPGSIEDDRMCLFGLGGIEPRRLAGSSAEAFAPTVAQILGLSSASFAARGLL; encoded by the coding sequence ATGATGAAGCCCGATGCGTCAACGCACGTTTCCCCACTTACAATTCCTGCTGTCACGCATCAGCCGGTGCCCAGTAAGGCGATCGTGATTCTGGTGGATGGCGTAAGCGCCGACTATTTTGTAAAACACAGATACCGGCTTCCGACGCTGTCGCGCCTGGCGGGCGAAGGGCTTTCGGTGGAGCGTCTGCGCCCCACCATGCCCGGCACCTCGATGCCCGGCCGCGCCAGCATGATGACCGGAGCAGAGCCACAGGTGAACGGCATCTACGGCAATCACATCGTCAAAGACGGCTCCTTCATCTGCGCCGACGCGCAATACATGCGGGTGCCGACGATTGCCAAACTCGCTACGAATTCGGGACTGGATGTCGCCTCGATCGGTGCTGGTCTCGTCGACCCTGCCGATTGCAACATCTTCGTACCTGCCTGGTGGGAACGTGGCTTTTTGCAGGGAAGCCGGTTCTTCAAGAGCCTGCCCGAAGATCGCCTCGGTCGCGCCCGGATAATCAAGGATCCCGAGGGCCGCTTGGCCGCGGCTGGCGTGCTCGACCTCTTCGGGTTTCCCGCCGCACGGAACACCGTTCCAAGTACACCCTTGATGGCGGGACTGGCCGCTGACCATCTGATGGTCAACGCGGCGGGTGCGCTCGCATGTTCGGACAATCCGCCCGATCTCATCTTGACTGAAATCGAAATGACCGATGCTATCCAGCACCAATTCGGCTATGAAAGCGAGGCGGCGCATTGGTCCATCTCCATGGCAGACCTGATGATTGGTGCGTTGGTCGATGGATTGCGACGGGTCGGTCGCGAAAGCGACTATGCCATCGTCGTCGCGAGCGATCATGGCCACAGCGCCGTCCACACGGCCCTCTATCCGCAGGCCATCCTTCCTGATCATATATGGGAAAGCGAAGGAGCGACCCTTCACGTGTTGGTGGACGGGTCGCGGGACCGCACCACCGTCGACCAACTGTTGGGCCAACACAAAGTGGAAGCATGGTCGAGCGATCACGTGCCGGTAGCCGAACGGGCTCTGGTAGCAACCTATGTCGCCCCGCCAGGATTCTCGTTTGAGGAGACGCCACTCGGCACGACTGCTCAGACCCCAACCGGCAAACCGCAATATGCTTCGACCCATGGCTTCCGTCCAGGCTCCATCGAAGACGACCGTATGTGCCTTTTCGGTCTTGGCGGCATCGAGCCTCGCCGGTTGGCCGGAAGTTCTGCCGAGGCTTTCGCTCCGACCGTCGCACAGATTCTCGGCCTTTCGAGCGCCTCCTTCGCTGCGCGGGGTCTTCTTTGA
- a CDS encoding class I SAM-dependent methyltransferase: protein MESAFELETRAVFDRYQRQQENDDHIFDRLASLIEEDYFGLPAGSFRGLDILDAGCGSNANASYAFLEKGARSVTSLELGSEWMDCASKRLGRFGARSALVAGSVLDLPFDDGSFDFVHCAGVLPHTSEPRKGFEELTRVTRPDGKLFITVMGTGNGVVYRCINHLRELYKHDLQFRHSVDNLNAASARQAIDWLLDTKDREEAEYLSKENDFFRSLFDEDFFVTIRDRFQAPTYHDFDFTEIQIRDWFAECGFANIRRISRYTRAFHNLRRFLAPMYRHYDHPLARFWFGDGCIQMIGERPRQ, encoded by the coding sequence ATGGAAAGCGCTTTCGAGCTTGAAACACGTGCCGTCTTCGATCGATACCAGCGTCAGCAGGAAAATGACGATCACATCTTCGACAGATTGGCATCGCTCATCGAAGAAGACTATTTCGGTCTTCCCGCGGGAAGCTTCCGCGGTCTCGACATACTGGACGCCGGATGCGGATCAAACGCGAATGCGTCTTATGCGTTTCTTGAGAAGGGTGCGCGCAGCGTCACGTCGCTGGAGCTAGGTAGTGAGTGGATGGACTGCGCGAGCAAGCGGCTCGGCCGATTTGGCGCCCGCTCAGCACTCGTCGCCGGAAGCGTCCTTGACTTGCCGTTTGATGATGGAAGCTTCGATTTTGTCCATTGCGCTGGGGTTCTGCCTCACACCAGCGAGCCGAGAAAGGGCTTCGAAGAACTCACGCGCGTTACCCGCCCGGACGGCAAGCTCTTCATAACAGTCATGGGCACCGGCAATGGTGTCGTCTACCGATGCATCAATCACCTGCGCGAACTCTATAAACACGACCTACAATTTCGCCATTCGGTTGACAATCTCAATGCGGCTAGCGCGCGCCAAGCCATCGATTGGCTGCTGGACACGAAAGATCGTGAGGAGGCCGAATATCTTTCGAAGGAAAACGACTTCTTCCGCAGCTTATTCGATGAGGATTTCTTCGTGACGATCCGAGACCGCTTCCAAGCGCCGACCTATCACGATTTCGACTTTACCGAAATTCAAATTAGGGACTGGTTCGCTGAATGCGGCTTCGCGAATATCCGCCGCATCTCTCGCTACACCCGAGCCTTTCACAATCTGCGCCGCTTCCTTGCGCCGATGTATCGCCACTATGACCACCCGCTAGCGCGGTTCTGGTTCGGCGACGGCTGCATCCAGATGATTGGCGAAAGGCCGAGGCAGTAA
- a CDS encoding DeoR/GlpR family DNA-binding transcription regulator: MSSSHQRRKQILSMIEATGEVRTRELIEMLGISEETVRRDLKMFERSGRVVRVHGGAVATGEPKLLALASRSTSQAGQKDDIASMALSLLKPGQNVFLGGGSTVLALARRISALPKMRIVTNMIDTCIAAAEGGRHEVSLLGGNFNADHRSVMGPLALRTLEEQLLDLAIIGVNAVDPERGFFDHEEIGQSLAATLARQAEKVVILADHTKFDVRARFRILPPQAISVLVTDRIPSARALELFGRVRVNVIWAGRKPS, encoded by the coding sequence ATGTCGTCAAGCCACCAGCGTCGAAAACAAATCCTGTCTATGATTGAAGCCACCGGAGAGGTGCGTACCCGCGAGCTCATAGAAATGCTCGGGATATCGGAAGAGACGGTTCGCCGCGATCTTAAAATGTTCGAACGCAGCGGGCGGGTGGTGCGGGTCCATGGCGGAGCCGTCGCTACCGGAGAACCAAAGTTGCTCGCGCTCGCATCGCGCTCCACCAGCCAGGCAGGTCAAAAGGACGATATCGCCAGCATGGCGCTGTCCTTGCTGAAGCCCGGCCAGAACGTTTTTCTTGGGGGAGGCAGCACAGTACTGGCGCTGGCACGCCGGATATCAGCGCTTCCGAAGATGCGAATCGTGACCAACATGATCGACACCTGCATCGCCGCCGCCGAGGGCGGTCGACATGAGGTCAGCCTACTCGGTGGCAACTTCAATGCCGATCATCGTAGCGTCATGGGGCCGCTAGCGCTTAGAACTCTTGAAGAGCAGTTGCTCGATCTCGCTATTATCGGCGTCAATGCCGTTGATCCGGAGAGAGGTTTTTTCGATCATGAGGAGATCGGACAGTCATTAGCGGCAACGCTTGCCCGTCAGGCCGAGAAGGTCGTCATCCTGGCTGACCACACGAAATTCGACGTGCGCGCGCGATTTCGCATCTTGCCACCCCAGGCCATCTCCGTCCTCGTCACCGACCGAATTCCATCCGCGCGGGCGCTCGAACTGTTCGGGCGTGTTCGCGTCAATGTAATTTGGGCGGGGCGGAAACCGTCATGA